The Xiphophorus maculatus strain JP 163 A chromosome 23, X_maculatus-5.0-male, whole genome shotgun sequence genome contains a region encoding:
- the LOC102220547 gene encoding plastin-2-like isoform X2 codes for MKDDKLAQGFRKALSKKEGVVAIKGTSELSSEGTTHSISEQERFAFANYINSSLEKDPDCKHVLPIDPNTGHLFKAVADGVLLCKLINLSVPDTIDERTINKKKLTAFTTQENLNLALNSASAIGCQVVNIGAQDLKEGKPHLVLGLLWQIIKIGLFADIKLSRNEALAALLQDGESLEELMKLSPEELLLRWANFHLKNSGMTISNFSGDIKDSRAYFHLLQQIAPDGSKEDVPRIEIDMTGLYEQDLKKRAECLLKQAERLGCRQFVTATDIVTGNAKLNLAFMATLFNKHPALTKPENQEWNLESETREERTFRNWMNSLGVSPHVHYIYGDLQDAVVILQLYEKIKVKVDWDHRVNLPPFKGVGGGHLKKIENCNYAVELGKNKAGFSLVGIGGQDLNEGNETLTLALVWQLMRRYTLNVLEDLGHGEVAGDDLIIAWVNKALKEAGKSSSIKSFKDKAISTSLPVLELIDAIQPKSVNFDLVKRDNLSDEDKLDNAKYAISMARKIGAKVYALPEDLVEVNPKMVMTIFACLMGRGMKKA; via the exons ATGAAGGACGACAAACTGGCTCAGGGTTTCAGGAAGGCTCTCAGCAAGAAAGAGGGTGTCGTAGCCATCAAAGGCACCAGTGAGCTCTCCAGTGAGGGAACTACGCACTCCATCTCTG AGCAGGAGCGCTTCGCCTTCGCCAACTACATCAACTCATCTTTGGAGAAGGACCCGGACTGTAAGCATGTCTTGCCCATTGACCCTAACACCGGACATCTGTTTAAAGCTGTGGCAGACGGCGTTTTGCTTTG TAAACTCATCAACTTGTCTGTACCTGACACCATCGATGAGAGGACtatcaacaaaaagaaactcaCAGCCTTCACCACACAG GAGAACCTGAACTTGGCTCTGAACTCAGCTTCAGCCATCGGCTGCCAAGTGGTCAACATCGGCGCTCAGGACCTAAAGGAGGGCAAGCCTCACCTGGTGCTCGGCCTCCTCTGGCAGATCATCAAGATAGGACTGTTTGCCGATATAAAACTGAGCCGCAACGAAG CCCTGGCAGCGCTGCTGCAGGATGGGGaaagtctggaggagctgatgaAGCTCAGTCCTGAAGAACTGCTGCTGCGGTGGGCCAATTTCCACTTAAAGAATTCGGGCATGACCATATCGAACTTTTCTGGAGACATTAAG gaCTCCAGGGCGTATTTCCACCTGCTGCAGCAGATCGCTCCAGATGGCAGCAAAGAGGACGTTCCTCGGATTGAGATCGACATGACTGGTCTCTAC GAGCAAGACCTAAAAAAGAGAGCCGAGTGTCTGCTGAAGCAGGCCGAGCGGCTGGGCTGCCGTCAGTTTGTGACTGCCACCGACATCGTGACAGGAAATGCCAAACTCAATCTGGCCTTCATGGCCACGCTCTTCAACAAGCACCCGGCGCTCACCAAACCCGAAAACCAGGAGTGGAATCTTGAGA GTGAGACGAGAGAGGAGAGAACCTTCAGGAACTGGATGAACTCGCTGGGAGTCAGTCCACATGTTCACTACATCTATGG AGACCTGCAGGACGCCGTGGTGATTCTGCAGCTGTATGAAAAGATTAAAGTGAAGGTGGACTGGGACCACAGAGTCAACCTTCCTCCCTTCAAGGGAGTAGGAGGAGGTCACTTAAAGAAG ATTGAAAACTGCAACTACGCTGTGGAGCTGGGGAAGAACAAAGCCGGCTTTTCCCTGGTGGGAATAGGAGGTCAGGACCTGAACGAGGGGAACGAGACTCTCACCCTGGCCTTGGTGTGGCAGCTGATGAGGAG GTACACTTTAAACGTGCTGGAGGACCTCGGACATGGAGAAGTTGCTGGAGACGATTTAATAATCGCGTGGGTCAATAAGGCTCTGAAGGAAGCTGGCAAGAGTTCCTCCATCAAAAGCTTTAAG GACAAAGCCATTAGCACCAGCCTTCCAGTGCTGGAACTGATTGATGCCATTCAGCCGAAGAGCGTGAACTTTGACCTGGTGAAAAGAGACAATCTCTCAGATGAAGATAAACTGGACAATGCCAA GTATGCCATCTCCATGGCGAGGAAGATCGGCGCTAAAGTCTACGCCCTGCCTGAGGACTTGGTAGAAGTCAACCCTAAAATGGTGATGACCATCTTTGCCTGCCTGATGGGGCGGGGCATGAAGAAGGCTTAA